The Crocosphaera subtropica ATCC 51142 genome includes a window with the following:
- a CDS encoding exosortase-dependent surface protein XDP2, which produces MLGLKPAALGAAFLGTAATMTLMAESAQAAFMGFQSNPTGHTLSPNATSPADATKKDIRLDSITKDGKTFTDFLYVTGATIIQNTTSLGPGSSDHGDLTVGDDFLTQGPAKEQPTAADVVASLGNNNLNSIIDTEDSGGTSIFDVYFSNPTNTFVFWERGKNSDLKVTAILAGSAGDLTPTLGDTFTITDDLWTNTGIMTTLSIDTTEITGSNAPQELGTYGLMYDQAIIGLRLQGAPGLSGPDYKVVGVVPEPLTILGAGTAVAFGGAFKRKLGKKDKKGSTKA; this is translated from the coding sequence ATGTTAGGTTTAAAACCTGCTGCTTTAGGTGCAGCGTTTCTCGGTACGGCAGCGACCATGACTTTAATGGCTGAGTCTGCTCAAGCTGCTTTTATGGGTTTTCAGTCTAATCCAACAGGTCACACTCTTTCTCCAAATGCTACGAGTCCTGCTGATGCAACTAAAAAGGATATTCGCCTTGACTCAATAACTAAAGATGGAAAAACTTTCACCGATTTCCTTTACGTTACTGGTGCTACGATTATTCAAAATACTACATCCCTTGGACCAGGAAGTTCCGATCATGGAGATTTAACAGTTGGTGATGACTTTTTAACTCAAGGTCCTGCTAAAGAACAACCTACTGCTGCTGATGTTGTTGCTAGTTTAGGTAACAATAATTTGAACAGTATTATTGATACAGAAGATAGCGGAGGTACATCAATCTTCGATGTTTATTTTTCTAACCCAACTAATACCTTTGTTTTCTGGGAAAGAGGAAAAAATAGCGATCTTAAAGTCACTGCTATTCTTGCCGGGTCAGCTGGTGATCTTACCCCCACTTTAGGTGATACTTTCACTATTACAGATGATCTTTGGACTAATACTGGTATCATGACAACTTTGTCAATTGATACCACAGAAATTACTGGCAGCAATGCACCTCAAGAATTAGGAACTTATGGCTTGATGTACGATCAAGCTATTATCGGTCTTCGTTTACAAGGAGCCCCAGGCCTTAGCGGTCCTGATTACAAAGTTGTTGGTGTGGTTCCTGAACCTCTCACCATTTTAGGTGCGGGTACTGCCGTTGCTTTCGGTGGTGCGTTCAAGCGTAAACTTGGCAAAAAAGACAAAAAAGGATCTACCAAAGCATAG
- a CDS encoding BrnT family toxin has product MNVVYRLRGLEFEWDSNKAQINLEKHGVTFEEATEAFFDPFYQTGDATVNSEQREFILGYSLAYRVLFVVYIERNQRTRIISARLATRIEKKQYEQT; this is encoded by the coding sequence ATGAATGTGGTCTATCGCTTACGGGGTTTAGAATTTGAATGGGATTCCAATAAAGCGCAAATCAATCTTGAGAAACATGGAGTAACATTTGAAGAAGCCACCGAAGCATTTTTCGATCCCTTTTATCAAACAGGAGATGCGACAGTAAATAGTGAACAAAGAGAATTTATTCTCGGTTATTCCTTGGCTTATCGTGTCTTATTTGTTGTTTATATTGAACGAAACCAACGTACTCGAATTATTTCCGCACGTCTAGCTACTCGTATAGAGAAAAAACAATATGAACAAACCTAA